One stretch of Anabrus simplex isolate iqAnaSimp1 chromosome 3, ASM4041472v1, whole genome shotgun sequence DNA includes these proteins:
- the LOC137499025 gene encoding cell surface glycoprotein 1-like, whose product NQPTNQPTNQPTNQPTNQPTNQPTNQPTNQPTNQPTNQPTNQPTNQPTNQPTNQPTNQPTNQPTNQPTNQPTNQPTNQPTNQPTNQPTNQPTNQPTNQPTNQPTNQPTNQPTNQPTNQPTNQPTNQPTNQPTNQPTNQPTNQPTNQPTNQPTNQPTNQPTNQPTNQPTNQPTNQPTNQPTNQPTNQPTNQPTNQPTNQPTNQPTNQPTNQPTNQPTNQPTNQPTNQPTNQPTNQPTNQPTNQPTNQPTNQPTNQPTNQPTNQPTNQPTNQPTNQPTNQPTNQPTNQPTNQPTNQPTNQPTNQPTNQPTNQPTNQPTNQPTNQPTNQ is encoded by the coding sequence aaccaaccaaccaaccaaccaaccaaccaaccaaccaaccaaccaaccaaccaaccaaccaaccaaccaaccaaccaaccaaccaaccaaccaaccaaccaaccaaccaaccaaccaaccaaccaaccaaccaaccaaccaaccaaccaaccaaccaaccaaccaaccaaccaaccaaccaaccaaccaaccaaccaaccaaccaaccaaccaaccaaccaaccaaccaaccaaccaaccaaccaaccaaccaaccaaccaaccaaccaaccaaccaaccaaccaaccaaccaaccaaccaaccaaccaaccaaccaaccaaccaaccaaccaaccaaccaaccaaccaaccaaccaaccaaccaaccaaccaaccaaccaaccaaccaaccaaccaaccaaccaaccaaccaaccaaccaaccaaccaaccaaccaaccaaccaaccaaccaaccaaccaaccaaccaaccaaccaaccaaccaaccaaccaaccaaccaaccaaccaaccaaccaaccaaccaaccaaccaaccaaccaaccaaccaaccaaccaaccaaccaaccaaccaaccaaccaaccaaccaaccaaccaaccaaccaaccaaccaaccaaccaaccaaccaaccaaccaaccaaccaaccaaccaaccaaccaaccaaccaaccaaccaaccaaccaaccaaccaaccaaccaaccaaccaaccaaccaaccaaccaaccaaccaaccaaccaaccaaccaaccaaccaaccaaccaaccaaccaaccaaccaaccaaccaaccaaccaaccaaccaaccaaccaaccaaccaaccaaccaaccaaccaaccaaccaaccaaccaaccaaccaaccaaccaaccaaccaaccaaccaaccaaccaaccaaccaaccaaccaaccaaccaaccaaccaaccaaccaaccaaccaaccaaccaaccaaccaaccaaccaaccaaccaaccaa